A segment of the bacterium genome:
GCCTGTATTCTTGTCGCCGCAGGAAATGGATTCGCCGAAGAGGGGCGCTGGATGTTGATGTCCCGGCACGGCGAATGCGCCCCGATCGCGGTCCTCGCCAGGAAGGTACCCGACATGGGGCCGGTTACGTCACCGGGGCACTTTCTCCAGGTGCTGCAGTCCAAGGGGATCGCTGCGGAGAGAATCGATCACTCCGGAGACGCCGTGCAGGTGAACGTTCCCCAACTGGAATTGTCCCCGATGTTTGTCCGCTACGAAACCTGCACGGCATTCGATCGAAAAATCCCCTGAGAAACGGTCCGAAATACCATCCGCCAGGCAAGGGATAGAATCGAATTGGTCGAGCCGTTCGCCGACATCCTCATCCGCCATGGGCTCTCCCTGATCCGGGACCGCGTCCATACCCTTCAGGTGAATACCGGGTACCTGTGCGACCTCCGCTGCCGGCATTGCCACCTCGAGGCCGGTCCGGACAGGAAAGAGATCATGTCCCGGGAGACGATGACGGCGATCGTATCGTTCGCCCGGCGGTTCCCGTTCCAGGTCATCGACATCACGGGCGGAGCTCCCGAGCTGGTTCCCGACCTTCCCTATCTCATCGAAGGGCTTTCCCCGCTCGCGCCCCGGTTGATGCTCCGGACGAACCTTTCCGCCTTGGGAGGCGACGCGAGAGAGTCGCTTCCCGCACTCTGCGCCGCCCACCGCGTGGTCCTGGTCGCTTCCTTCCCCTCGACGAACCCGTCCCGGTCCGACGCCCTGCGCGGCGCGGGGGTGACGAAAGCCGGGATCGCCGTGCTGAAGAAGCTGAACGCCGCGGGGTATGGCGTGGAAGGGACCGGGCTGGAGCTCGACCTTGTCTCCAACCCGGTCGGAGCATCCCTTCCGGTTTCCCAGGAGTCCGCCGAACGGGATTTCCGGAACGACCTGCGGAGGAAATGGGGAATCACGTTCCACCGCTTGCACACGTTCGCGAACGTGCCGCTGGGACGGTTCCGGACGTGGCTGCGGAAAACGGGAGAGTACGAACGGTACGAAAAATCCCTCGTGGAAGCGTTTAATCCGTCCGCGGTCGAAGGGCTCATGTGCCGGACGCTCCTCTCCGTCTCCTGGGAAGGGTTCCTGTACGACTGCGATTTCAACCTCGCCGCCGGACGACCCACCGGAGATCGGAAGGTGCACGTCTCGGACGTCCGGGAACTCCCTCCCCCCGGCGCCCCGATCATGGTCGGGGAGTACTGCTACGCCTGCACCGCAGGCTCCGGCTTCACTTGAGGCGGCGCGATATCGGCCCCGTAGGGGCCGACGGAAACCGCCGCGCCGTACCGTTATCGGCCCCCCCCGGCGGCCTTGTCCGCAAGGAGAACGGCGCGGTCGCTTCGGACGCGCCCCGCCGGGATGG
Coding sequences within it:
- the arsS gene encoding arsenosugar biosynthesis radical SAM (seleno)protein ArsS (Some members of this family are selenoproteins.), whose protein sequence is MVEPFADILIRHGLSLIRDRVHTLQVNTGYLCDLRCRHCHLEAGPDRKEIMSRETMTAIVSFARRFPFQVIDITGGAPELVPDLPYLIEGLSPLAPRLMLRTNLSALGGDARESLPALCAAHRVVLVASFPSTNPSRSDALRGAGVTKAGIAVLKKLNAAGYGVEGTGLELDLVSNPVGASLPVSQESAERDFRNDLRRKWGITFHRLHTFANVPLGRFRTWLRKTGEYERYEKSLVEAFNPSAVEGLMCRTLLSVSWEGFLYDCDFNLAAGRPTGDRKVHVSDVRELPPPGAPIMVGEYCYACTAGSGFT